The following proteins are encoded in a genomic region of Thioclava nitratireducens:
- a CDS encoding response regulator yields MTLKVLAVDDSRTIRDMLKLTLEHAGMELYLAEDGVHGLEVLDGLEPDAIISDINMPRLDGFGFIEAVRGQERHRATPILVLTTESAAELKARARAAGATGWIVKPFDPTKLVKALNMVAG; encoded by the coding sequence ATGACCCTGAAAGTCCTCGCGGTCGACGACAGCCGCACCATTCGCGACATGCTCAAACTCACCCTCGAACACGCCGGGATGGAGCTTTATCTCGCCGAAGACGGCGTGCACGGGCTGGAGGTTCTCGACGGGCTGGAGCCTGACGCGATCATCTCCGACATCAACATGCCGCGCCTCGACGGGTTCGGCTTCATCGAGGCTGTGCGCGGCCAGGAACGCCACCGCGCCACCCCGATCCTCGTCCTCACCACCGAATCCGCGGCAGAGCTGAAAGCCCGCGCCCGCGCCGCCGGGGCGACCGGCTGGATCGTGAAGCCTTTCGACCCGACCAAGCTGGTCAAGGCGCTCAACATGGTTGCCGGATAA
- a CDS encoding STAS domain-containing protein produces MTALTLPDRIDLATVRSLHESLTCVATQDVALDASNVTHLGALGLQLLVSAAKTARGAGHRLEITSSSEAFDSALARFGLSRADLQHQPDAEAV; encoded by the coding sequence ATGACTGCGCTTACCCTGCCCGACCGGATCGATCTTGCGACCGTGCGCTCGCTGCATGAGTCGCTGACATGCGTGGCGACGCAGGACGTCGCGCTAGATGCCTCCAACGTGACCCATCTCGGGGCGCTTGGGCTACAGCTGCTGGTGTCCGCGGCGAAAACCGCACGAGGCGCGGGCCATCGCCTCGAGATCACATCCAGCTCCGAGGCATTCGACAGCGCGCTCGCCCGGTTCGGCCTCTCGCGCGCCGATCTGCAACATCAGCCGGATGCGGAGGCCGTATGA
- a CDS encoding ROK family protein has protein sequence MSDQITLLADIGGTNTRVAMARDGKLIHSTIRRYPNLGRGALEEILAEYIRDEDCGPIAGACVAAAGPVRDDVAEMTNLAWIIRADNIARLTGTDQVFVLNDLQAQGHALGSLAEDAVRPILPGLPAKEGSARLVVGIGTGFNAAPVHEGPGGRVVPPSEAGHTTLPIETEADFALKTYLDAKHDFASVEHVVSGRGLERLYAYLRGEEDATTSGQEILEAITRGEEKAVAAGQLFVQMLGRVVGDLALTHLPFGGIYLIGGAARGVVPWLEEFGFAEAMQAKGRFSEFLRAFPVYVIEDDYAALQGCASYLSSRMSR, from the coding sequence ATGAGCGATCAAATCACCCTGCTGGCCGATATCGGCGGCACCAATACCCGGGTCGCGATGGCCCGCGACGGCAAGCTGATCCATTCAACGATCCGTCGTTATCCCAATCTGGGCCGCGGTGCGCTGGAGGAGATTCTCGCTGAATATATCCGCGACGAGGATTGCGGTCCCATTGCGGGTGCCTGCGTGGCCGCCGCCGGCCCGGTGCGCGACGACGTAGCCGAGATGACCAATCTCGCCTGGATAATCCGTGCCGACAATATCGCGCGCCTGACCGGGACGGATCAGGTCTTCGTGCTCAACGATCTGCAGGCGCAGGGTCATGCGCTGGGAAGTCTCGCCGAGGATGCCGTGCGTCCGATCCTGCCCGGGCTGCCCGCGAAGGAAGGCTCCGCGCGGCTGGTGGTCGGCATAGGCACCGGCTTCAACGCGGCTCCCGTGCACGAGGGCCCCGGCGGCCGCGTCGTCCCCCCTTCCGAGGCCGGACACACCACCTTGCCGATCGAGACCGAGGCCGATTTCGCGCTCAAGACCTATCTCGATGCGAAACATGATTTCGCCAGCGTCGAGCATGTCGTGTCGGGCCGCGGTCTGGAACGTCTCTACGCCTATCTCCGGGGAGAGGAAGACGCGACCACGTCCGGGCAGGAAATCCTCGAAGCGATCACCCGTGGCGAGGAGAAAGCCGTCGCGGCGGGGCAATTGTTCGTTCAGATGCTGGGCCGTGTCGTGGGTGATCTGGCGCTGACCCACCTGCCCTTCGGCGGCATCTACCTGATCGGTGGGGCGGCGCGCGGCGTCGTGCCGTGGCTCGAGGAATTCGGCTTCGCCGAAGCGATGCAGGCCAAGGGCCGCTTCTCGGAGTTCCTGCGCGCCTTCCCGGTCTATGTGATCGAAGACGATTACGCAGCGCTGCAGGGCTGCGCCTCCTATCTTTCTTCGCGGATGTCGCGATAG
- a CDS encoding GH1 family beta-glucosidase has product MLPKRSDFPADFQFGVATSSYQIEGHSFGGAGPTHWDTFAATPGNVVRAENGAVACDHYHRWEEDLDLIANAGFDIYRFSTSWARVMPEGRGPVNREGLDFYDRLVDGMLERGLKPALTLYHWELPAPLADKGGWRNRDIASWFADFTQVIADRLGDRIWSAAPINEPWCVSWLSHFLGHHAPGLRDIRATAHAMHHVLLAHGKSTRVMRAHGMKNLGAVCNLEYPIPADDSPEAAAAADLYDAYYNRFFVEGIFKGRYPEQVMEAFAPHMPHNWEDDFALIGEKLDWLGLNYYTCKRIAPTEGPWPAHHEVDGPLPKTAMGWEIYPEGLYQFLTRLSREYTGDLPLYVTENGMAAPDVVEDGKVEDPHRIAYYSEHLAAVQRAIAEGTPVKGYIGWSLMDNYEWALGYEKRFGLVHVDFDSLQRTPKASYLAWKDALGSRG; this is encoded by the coding sequence ATGCTTCCGAAACGCTCTGATTTTCCTGCCGATTTCCAGTTCGGCGTTGCCACCTCCTCCTACCAGATCGAGGGCCATTCCTTCGGTGGCGCAGGCCCGACCCACTGGGACACATTCGCCGCCACACCGGGCAATGTCGTGCGCGCCGAGAATGGCGCCGTGGCCTGCGATCACTACCACCGCTGGGAAGAAGACCTCGACCTGATCGCCAATGCAGGATTCGACATCTACCGCTTCTCGACCTCCTGGGCGCGCGTGATGCCCGAAGGGCGCGGCCCGGTGAATCGCGAGGGTCTGGATTTCTACGACCGGCTGGTCGACGGAATGCTGGAGCGCGGGCTGAAACCGGCGCTCACGCTCTATCACTGGGAGCTGCCCGCGCCGCTCGCCGACAAGGGTGGTTGGCGCAACCGCGATATCGCCTCCTGGTTCGCCGACTTCACGCAGGTCATCGCGGATCGTCTGGGCGACCGGATCTGGTCCGCCGCCCCGATCAACGAGCCTTGGTGCGTCAGTTGGCTGAGCCACTTCCTCGGCCATCACGCGCCGGGCTTGCGCGACATTCGCGCGACGGCGCATGCGATGCATCACGTTCTGCTCGCCCATGGCAAGTCGACGCGTGTGATGCGCGCGCACGGGATGAAGAACCTCGGCGCGGTATGCAATCTGGAATACCCGATCCCCGCCGATGACAGCCCCGAGGCCGCCGCCGCTGCAGATCTCTATGACGCCTATTACAACCGGTTCTTCGTTGAGGGCATCTTCAAGGGCCGTTACCCCGAGCAGGTGATGGAAGCCTTCGCGCCGCACATGCCGCATAACTGGGAAGACGATTTCGCTCTGATCGGCGAGAAGCTCGACTGGCTGGGGCTCAATTACTACACCTGCAAGCGGATCGCGCCCACCGAAGGCCCGTGGCCCGCGCATCACGAGGTCGACGGCCCGCTGCCGAAAACCGCGATGGGCTGGGAGATCTATCCCGAGGGGCTCTATCAGTTCCTGACCCGTCTCTCGCGCGAGTATACCGGTGACCTGCCGCTCTACGTGACCGAGAACGGCATGGCCGCGCCCGACGTGGTCGAGGATGGCAAGGTCGAGGACCCGCATCGCATCGCCTATTACAGCGAGCACCTCGCCGCCGTGCAGCGCGCGATCGCCGAGGGCACCCCCGTGAAGGGCTATATCGGCTGGTCACTGATGGACAATTACGAATGGGCCTTGGGCTACGAGAAACGCTTCGGGCTCGTCCACGTGGACTTCGACAGCTTGCAGCGCACCCCGAAAGCGTCCTATCTGGCGTGGAAAGACGCATTGGGGAGCCGCGGATGA
- a CDS encoding LacI family DNA-binding transcriptional regulator: MNLKTLAQELGLSPTTVSRALNGYPEVSEATRRRVREAAEAANYHPNTQAKRLATGRTMAIGHIIPISDRHEIVNPVFADFIAGAGEVYAQRGYDMVMTIVPDDSEARAYAELRSKGNVDGVLIHAPKVGDHRIEMLDALGLPYVLHGRVSGSDSAFSWVDVNNKRAFERATNFLLDLGHRRIALINGIKEMDFACRRRRGYEAALRARGLPVDPDLIVEGEMTEAQGHDAAREMLQWPDPPTAFLTASLLSAMGARRGIEEAGLVMGRDVSIVTHDDELGYLRNGTAEEPIFTATRSSVREAGRRCAALLIEQIESGDRRPRHELMEAVLVLGQSTGPVPAQ; the protein is encoded by the coding sequence ATGAATCTCAAGACCTTGGCACAGGAACTGGGGCTGTCCCCCACCACGGTGAGCCGCGCGCTCAATGGCTATCCGGAAGTTTCGGAAGCCACGCGCCGCCGCGTGCGCGAAGCTGCCGAGGCCGCGAACTACCACCCCAATACGCAGGCGAAACGGCTTGCGACGGGACGGACGATGGCGATCGGTCACATCATCCCGATCTCGGATCGGCACGAGATCGTGAACCCGGTCTTCGCCGATTTCATCGCTGGCGCGGGTGAAGTCTATGCGCAGCGGGGCTACGACATGGTCATGACGATCGTGCCCGACGATTCCGAGGCCCGCGCCTATGCCGAACTGCGCTCGAAAGGCAATGTCGACGGCGTGCTGATCCACGCCCCGAAAGTCGGGGATCACCGGATCGAGATGCTAGACGCGCTCGGGCTGCCTTACGTACTGCACGGGCGGGTCAGCGGATCGGATTCCGCCTTCAGCTGGGTCGATGTGAACAACAAGCGCGCCTTCGAGCGGGCCACGAATTTCCTGCTCGATCTGGGTCATCGGCGGATCGCGCTGATCAACGGCATCAAAGAGATGGATTTCGCCTGCAGGCGTCGACGCGGCTACGAGGCGGCGCTCCGGGCGCGCGGCCTTCCGGTCGATCCCGACCTGATCGTCGAGGGCGAGATGACCGAGGCACAGGGCCATGATGCGGCGCGCGAGATGTTGCAATGGCCCGACCCGCCGACCGCCTTCCTGACCGCCTCGCTGCTCTCAGCGATGGGGGCGCGACGCGGCATCGAAGAGGCCGGGCTGGTGATGGGGCGCGATGTCTCAATCGTGACCCATGACGACGAGCTGGGGTACCTGAGAAACGGCACGGCGGAAGAGCCGATCTTCACTGCGACGCGCTCGTCGGTGCGCGAGGCGGGACGACGCTGCGCGGCGCTGCTGATCGAGCAGATCGAGAGCGGCGACCGCAGACCGCGCCACGAACTGATGGAGGCGGTTCTGGTTCTCGGCCAGTCCACCGGACCCGTCCCCGCACAATGA
- a CDS encoding ABC transporter substrate-binding protein has product MTKHLMLGIAALALSAGLANAQDLKFAPGSDGDKFDWQSYDQFKSDTDLSGETLTITGPWTGNDKALFESVLAYFEAATGAKVNYSGSESFEQDIVIAAKAGTPPNIAVFPQPGLASDMARQGYLTPMPDGTGDWIKNNYAAGKSWEDLSTYKNKDGEAQTFTFPFKADLKSLVWYVPENFKEAGYKVPETMEDLKSLTEQIKADGGTPWCIGLGSGAATGWPATDWVEDIMLRTQSPETYDDWVTNKLKFNDPKVVEAIKDYGWFAKTPGFAEGGEQAVATTDFRDSPKGLFDFPPKCYMHKQASFIPTFFPEGTKVGQDVNFFYFPAYADKDLGKPVLGAGTMFGITKDSKAAEAFIKFLETPIASEIWMAQSGFLTPNKNVNPAAFANDVQRHMNSILLDATTFRFDGSDQMPGEIGTDAFWKAMVAYTTGDETAQEAADAVQKRWDSIQK; this is encoded by the coding sequence ATGACCAAACATCTGATGCTTGGGATCGCGGCGCTGGCGCTGTCGGCCGGGCTCGCTAACGCGCAGGATCTCAAATTCGCGCCGGGCAGCGACGGCGACAAGTTCGACTGGCAAAGCTATGACCAATTCAAGAGCGACACCGATCTGAGCGGCGAGACGCTGACGATCACTGGCCCGTGGACCGGCAATGACAAGGCGCTCTTCGAGAGCGTTCTGGCTTATTTCGAAGCCGCGACCGGGGCCAAGGTGAACTACTCGGGGTCGGAGAGCTTCGAGCAGGATATCGTGATCGCCGCCAAGGCCGGCACGCCCCCGAATATCGCGGTGTTCCCGCAGCCGGGCCTCGCATCGGACATGGCCCGCCAGGGATACCTGACGCCGATGCCCGACGGGACGGGCGACTGGATCAAGAACAACTACGCCGCCGGAAAATCCTGGGAGGATCTGTCCACCTACAAGAACAAGGATGGCGAGGCGCAGACCTTCACCTTCCCGTTCAAGGCGGACCTGAAATCGCTCGTCTGGTACGTGCCGGAGAACTTCAAGGAAGCGGGCTACAAGGTGCCTGAGACCATGGAGGATCTGAAGTCGCTGACCGAGCAGATCAAGGCCGATGGCGGCACGCCGTGGTGTATCGGTCTGGGTTCGGGGGCGGCGACCGGCTGGCCCGCGACCGACTGGGTCGAGGATATCATGCTGCGCACGCAGTCGCCCGAGACCTATGACGATTGGGTCACCAACAAGCTGAAGTTCAACGATCCCAAGGTCGTCGAGGCGATCAAGGATTACGGTTGGTTCGCCAAGACCCCCGGCTTCGCCGAAGGCGGCGAGCAGGCGGTGGCCACCACCGACTTCCGCGACAGCCCGAAGGGTCTCTTCGACTTCCCGCCGAAATGCTACATGCACAAGCAGGCGAGCTTCATCCCGACCTTCTTCCCCGAAGGGACCAAAGTCGGTCAGGACGTGAACTTCTTCTACTTCCCGGCCTATGCAGACAAGGATCTGGGTAAACCGGTTCTCGGCGCGGGCACGATGTTCGGCATCACCAAGGACTCCAAGGCTGCCGAGGCCTTCATCAAGTTCCTCGAGACGCCGATCGCCTCGGAAATCTGGATGGCACAATCGGGCTTCCTGACGCCGAACAAGAACGTCAATCCGGCGGCCTTCGCCAATGACGTGCAGCGTCACATGAACTCGATCCTGCTGGACGCCACGACCTTCCGCTTCGACGGGTCGGACCAGATGCCGGGCGAGATCGGTACCGATGCGTTCTGGAAGGCGATGGTCGCCTACACGACCGGTGACGAGACCGCGCAAGAGGCCGCCGACGCGGTCCAGAAGCGCTGGGACAGCATCCAGAAGTAA
- a CDS encoding carbohydrate ABC transporter permease: MSPILQGLITIALGVGGCVAYFYAANIVLDRVIFPPKGADPGRNINRANMVRPWLFLFPAIFALGLYLAYPVVGSFWRSLFNRDGGTFIGLGNYERLAMDASFRQAVFNNFLWVLVVPALATFLGLLAAQLTDRIKWGNIAKSLIFMPMAISFVGASLIWKFVYAVNPDIGMINAIRVAFHMQPLDPLQVPFWNNFFLMVILIWIQTGFAMVILSAALRGIPEETIEAAVLDGANPFQLFFKIKVPQIMPTIVVVWTTITILVLKVFDIVYATTGGNFGTQILPSYMMQYMFRDDGRATAVAFVIMIIVLPVMIWNIIQARRETR; the protein is encoded by the coding sequence ATGTCACCGATCTTGCAGGGGCTGATAACGATCGCGCTCGGGGTGGGCGGTTGTGTGGCCTATTTCTACGCCGCCAACATCGTCCTCGACCGAGTCATCTTCCCGCCGAAAGGCGCCGATCCGGGGCGCAACATCAACCGCGCGAACATGGTCCGCCCCTGGCTGTTCCTGTTCCCGGCGATCTTCGCGCTCGGTCTGTATCTCGCCTATCCGGTGGTGGGCTCGTTCTGGCGCTCGCTGTTCAACCGCGATGGCGGGACCTTCATCGGCCTTGGCAATTACGAGCGGCTCGCGATGGATGCGAGCTTCCGTCAGGCCGTGTTCAACAACTTCCTCTGGGTGCTTGTCGTGCCTGCGCTCGCGACCTTCCTCGGTCTGCTGGCCGCGCAGCTCACCGACCGCATCAAGTGGGGTAACATCGCGAAATCGCTGATCTTCATGCCGATGGCGATCTCTTTCGTGGGTGCTTCGCTGATCTGGAAATTCGTCTATGCGGTGAACCCCGATATCGGGATGATCAACGCGATCCGCGTGGCCTTCCACATGCAGCCGCTCGACCCGTTGCAGGTGCCGTTCTGGAACAACTTCTTCCTGATGGTGATCCTGATCTGGATCCAGACCGGCTTCGCGATGGTGATCCTGTCGGCCGCGCTGCGCGGGATCCCCGAGGAGACGATCGAAGCCGCGGTGCTCGACGGGGCGAACCCGTTCCAGCTGTTCTTCAAGATCAAGGTGCCTCAGATCATGCCGACGATCGTCGTGGTCTGGACCACGATCACGATCCTCGTGCTCAAGGTCTTCGACATCGTCTACGCAACGACGGGCGGGAATTTCGGCACCCAGATCCTGCCCAGCTACATGATGCAATACATGTTCCGCGACGACGGGCGCGCGACGGCTGTGGCCTTCGTCATCATGATCATCGTGCTGCCGGTGATGATCTGGAACATCATTCAAGCCCGTAGGGAGACGCGCTGA
- a CDS encoding carbohydrate ABC transporter permease, giving the protein MAAIAGQKSRLTWAVQLSVVFMVVLWLVPTVGLLVSSFRTTDQISQSGWWDAAFSVEKAFRDRIPADGEKQVDGLYVLEGDLLNNGQNANDLKPGTTITAFGTSGIKPGAYKAGETVDTGDGGTLSVAKDGTYKATSKTSFEGSGPRVYFVAEMPPAFTLANYRNVLFSDGMGQAFMNTLTVTIPATIIPILVAAFAAYALAWMEFPGRGLLIAAVVGLLVVPLQLALVPLLRLHQEIGIGQSFLGIWLAHTGFGLPLAIYLLRNYMVGLPRDIIESAKVDGATDFQIFMKIVLPLSFPALASFAIFQFLWVWNDLLVAKVFLPANDASKVMTVKIADDLLGSRGGDWGILASAAFISIAVPLLVFFAMQKYLVRGLLAGSVKGG; this is encoded by the coding sequence ATGGCCGCTATCGCAGGACAGAAATCGCGCCTGACATGGGCGGTGCAACTCTCGGTCGTCTTCATGGTGGTGCTTTGGCTCGTGCCGACGGTGGGGCTCCTGGTCAGCTCCTTCCGCACAACGGACCAAATCAGTCAGTCGGGCTGGTGGGACGCGGCATTCTCGGTCGAGAAAGCCTTCCGCGACCGCATCCCGGCCGACGGTGAGAAACAGGTCGACGGGCTCTACGTACTCGAGGGCGATCTGCTCAATAACGGGCAGAACGCGAATGACCTGAAACCGGGCACGACGATCACCGCCTTCGGCACCTCGGGCATCAAGCCGGGCGCCTACAAGGCGGGCGAGACGGTCGATACCGGCGATGGCGGCACGCTGAGCGTCGCCAAGGACGGCACCTACAAGGCCACGTCGAAGACGAGCTTCGAGGGCTCGGGCCCGCGGGTCTATTTCGTGGCCGAGATGCCGCCCGCCTTCACGCTGGCCAATTATCGCAACGTGCTGTTCTCCGACGGCATGGGGCAGGCCTTCATGAACACGCTGACGGTGACGATCCCGGCGACGATCATCCCGATCCTCGTCGCGGCTTTCGCGGCCTATGCGCTGGCCTGGATGGAGTTCCCGGGCCGCGGCCTGTTGATCGCGGCCGTTGTGGGCCTTCTGGTCGTGCCGCTGCAGCTCGCGTTGGTGCCGCTTCTGCGGCTCCATCAGGAGATCGGCATCGGGCAAAGCTTCCTCGGGATATGGCTGGCCCATACCGGCTTCGGCTTGCCGCTCGCGATCTACCTGCTCAGGAACTACATGGTGGGTCTGCCGCGTGACATCATCGAGAGCGCGAAGGTCGACGGGGCGACAGATTTCCAGATCTTCATGAAAATCGTGCTGCCTTTGTCATTCCCGGCGCTCGCTTCTTTTGCAATCTTCCAGTTCCTCTGGGTCTGGAACGACCTACTTGTCGCGAAAGTCTTCCTTCCGGCCAATGACGCGTCGAAGGTGATGACCGTGAAGATCGCCGACGACCTTCTGGGGTCGCGCGGCGGCGATTGGGGTATTCTGGCGTCCGCCGCCTTCATCTCGATCGCCGTGCCGCTCCTGGTGTTCTTCGCAATGCAGAAATATCTCGTCCGCGGTCTGCTGGCGGGTTCGGTTAAAGGTGGTTGA
- a CDS encoding alpha-glucosidase produces MKTLTKKEDWWRGAVIYQIYPRSFQDSNGDGIGDLLGIVRRLPHVASLGADAVWISPFFTSPMKDFGYDVSDYTDVDPMFGSLADFDQVIATAHALGLKVMIDLVLSHTSDQHPWFQESRSSRDNPKADWYVWADPKPDGTPPNNWLSIFGGPGWHWDSRREQYYMHNFLVEQPDLNFHNPEVTQELLNVAQFWLERGVDGFRLDTINFYMHDDELRDNPPLPPEERNDQTAPKVNPYNHQRHIYDKNNPENLRFLRKLRTLMNNYNAAAVGEVGDSQRGLEILGEYTSGADKMQMSYAFELLSGHEPLKAEFIKSVFDKVDAVAKDGWVCWAYSNHDVERHISRWNLTPASARLYTTLMMCLRGSLCLYQGEELGLHEAELSFEDLQDPYGKEFWPEFKGRDGCRTPMVWERDAAYAGFSQARPWLPVPTTHQNIATDVAEHDPASLLHHYRRAIAFRRNHDVLRTGAMEDMYCSGDLLVFTRRNEEETILCYFNLSDHPVNATVPPGNWVTVGGELGSIRPMPDHTLHLGPWQPSILRLDEHGA; encoded by the coding sequence ATGAAAACCCTTACAAAGAAAGAAGACTGGTGGCGCGGAGCAGTGATCTACCAGATCTATCCGCGCAGCTTTCAAGACAGCAATGGCGACGGCATCGGCGATCTTCTCGGGATCGTCAGACGCCTGCCGCATGTCGCGAGCCTCGGGGCGGACGCGGTCTGGATTTCGCCTTTCTTCACCTCTCCGATGAAGGATTTCGGCTATGACGTCAGCGATTACACCGATGTCGATCCGATGTTCGGCAGCCTTGCCGATTTCGACCAGGTGATCGCGACGGCCCATGCGCTGGGTCTGAAGGTGATGATCGATCTGGTGCTGAGCCATACCTCCGATCAGCACCCGTGGTTTCAGGAAAGCCGGTCGAGCCGGGATAACCCCAAGGCCGACTGGTATGTCTGGGCCGATCCCAAGCCCGATGGCACGCCGCCCAATAACTGGCTGTCGATTTTCGGCGGGCCGGGCTGGCATTGGGACAGCCGGCGCGAGCAGTATTACATGCACAACTTCCTCGTGGAGCAGCCCGATCTGAACTTCCACAATCCGGAAGTGACGCAGGAATTGCTCAACGTGGCGCAGTTCTGGCTGGAGCGCGGCGTCGATGGCTTCCGCCTCGACACGATCAATTTCTACATGCATGACGACGAGCTGCGCGATAACCCGCCGCTGCCGCCGGAAGAGCGTAACGATCAGACCGCGCCCAAGGTGAACCCCTATAATCACCAGCGCCACATCTACGACAAGAACAACCCCGAGAACCTGCGCTTCCTGCGCAAGCTCCGGACGCTGATGAACAATTACAACGCCGCAGCCGTCGGCGAAGTGGGCGACAGCCAGCGCGGGCTGGAGATCCTTGGCGAATACACCTCCGGCGCGGACAAGATGCAGATGTCCTACGCGTTCGAGCTTCTGTCGGGGCACGAGCCGCTCAAGGCGGAGTTCATCAAATCCGTGTTCGACAAGGTCGATGCGGTCGCCAAGGACGGCTGGGTCTGCTGGGCCTACTCGAACCACGACGTTGAGCGCCATATTTCTCGCTGGAACCTGACGCCCGCCTCGGCACGGCTCTATACGACGCTGATGATGTGCCTGCGCGGATCGCTCTGTCTCTATCAGGGCGAGGAGCTCGGGCTGCACGAAGCGGAACTGTCCTTCGAAGATCTGCAAGACCCCTACGGCAAGGAGTTCTGGCCCGAGTTCAAAGGCCGCGACGGCTGCCGGACCCCGATGGTCTGGGAGCGCGACGCCGCCTATGCGGGCTTCTCGCAGGCGCGCCCGTGGCTTCCGGTGCCGACCACGCACCAGAATATCGCGACCGATGTGGCCGAGCACGACCCGGCCTCGCTCCTGCACCATTACCGCCGCGCGATCGCGTTCCGTCGCAATCACGACGTGCTTCGGACCGGCGCGATGGAGGATATGTATTGCTCCGGCGACCTGCTGGTCTTCACGCGCAGGAACGAGGAGGAGACGATCCTGTGCTATTTCAACCTGTCCGATCATCCGGTGAACGCCACCGTTCCGCCGGGCAACTGGGTGACGGTCGGGGGCGAGCTGGGCTCGATCCGCCCGATGCCCGATCACACTTTGCATCTCGGCCCGTGGCAGCCGAGCATTCTGCGCCTCGACGAACACGGGGCTTGA